A window of the Coregonus clupeaformis isolate EN_2021a unplaced genomic scaffold, ASM2061545v1 scaf0124, whole genome shotgun sequence genome harbors these coding sequences:
- the LOC121548494 gene encoding E3 ubiquitin-protein ligase TRIM21-like encodes MSTSSSLLSEEPFLCSICLDVFTEPVSIPCGHNFCKACISGYWDTSDLFQCPMCKKTFDKRPDLFVNTFISEMVAQVRQTVEVKATSSPEQCRAQPLDIPCDFCTGTKLKALKSCLVCQTSYCETHLEPHQRVAALKRHKLINPVENLEDRMCKKHDRLLELFCRRDQMCVCQFCTETDHMTHDTVPLKEEYGERKAQLRKTEAEVQQMILERLQKVQEIKHSVDLSKKDAEREISDSVQVFTALVRSIERSQAELIEVIEEKQKAAERQAEELIKELEQEITELKRRSTELEQLSHTEDHLHLLQSFPSLCTPPHTKDWSKISVQRDLCMGPVRRAVSQLEETLNKEMEKLPEVKLKRIQQYAVDVTLDPDTAHPYLIMSEDRKQVNHGDKPQNLPDNPKRFDRGGNVLGNEGFSAGRFYYEVTVKGKTKWDLGVARESINRKGKIKLSPEDGYWTLWLRNENEYKALTSTGVHLSLRRKTQKVEVFVDYEEGQVSFYDVETSSHIYSLTGCTFTEKLYAFFCPSKNDGGKNSAPLIISPVNHTD; translated from the coding sequence ATGTCCACCTCCAGCAGTCTTCTGTCTGAAGAGCCGTTCCTGTGCTCTATCTGTCTGGATGTGTTCACTGAGCCAGTCTCTATTCCATGTGGACACAACTTCTGCAAGGCCTGTATCAGTGGATACTGGGATACCAGTGACCTGTTCCAGTGTCCAATGTGTAAAAAAACATTCGATAAGAGACCAGATCTGTTTGTCAATACTTTCATTTCTGAGATGGTTGCTCAGGTCAGGCAGACAGTTGAAGTGAAAGCTACCAGCAGCCCAGAACAATGCCGTGCTCAACCCCTAGACATCCCCTGTGACTTCTGCACTGGGACGAAGCTCAAGGCCCTGaagtcctgtctggtgtgtcagacctcttactgtgagactcacctggagCCTCATCAGAGAGTTGCAGCCTTAAAGAGACACAAGCTGATCAACCCTGTGGAGAACCTGGAAGACAGGATGTGTAAGAAGCATGACAGACTCCTGGAGCTGTTCTGTAGGAGGgaccagatgtgtgtgtgtcagttctgCACTGAGACAGACCACATGACTCATGACACTGTCCCTCTAAAGGAAGAGTATGGAGAGAGGAAGGCTCAGTTGAGGAAGACTGAGGCAGAAGTACAACAGATGATCCTGGAGAGACTGCAGAAGGTTCAGGAGATCAAACACTCAGTAGATCTCAGCAAGAAAGATGCAGAAAGAGAGATATCAGACAGTGTGCAGGTCTTCACTGCTCTGGtgcgctccattgagagaagccAGGCTGAGCTCATTGAGGTGATTGAGGAGAAGCAGAAAGCAGCAGAGAGGCAGGCTGAAGAGCTCATTAAAGAGCTGGAGCAGGAAATCACTGAGCTAAAgaggagaagcactgagctggagcagctctcacacactgaGGACCACCTCCACCTTCTCCAGAGCTTCCCATCCCTCTGCACCCCTCCACACACCAAGGACTGGTCTAAGATCAGTGTTCAACGTGATCTGTGTATGGGGCCAGTGAGGAGAGCTGTTTCTCAGCTGGAGGAGACACTgaataaagagatggagaagctGCCTGAAGTCAAACTGAAGAGGATTCAGCAGTATGCAGTGGATGTGACTCTGGACCCTGATACAGCACATCCCTACCTCATCATGTCTGAGGATAGAAAACAAGTGAATCATGGAGACAAACCACAGAATCTCCCTGACAACCCAAAGAGGTTTGATCGTGGTGGGAATGTCCTTGGAAATGAGGGCTTCTCTGCAGGGAGATTTTACTATGAGGTAACAGTTAAGGGGAAGACTAAGTGGGATTTAGGAGTGGCCAGAGAGTCCATCAACAGGAAGGGGAAAATCAAACTGAGTCCTGAGGATGGATACTGGACTTTGTGGCTGAGGAATGAAAATGAGTACAAGGCTCTCACCAGCACTGGTGTCCACCTCTCCCTGAGAAGGAAGACCCAGAAGGTGGAGGTATTTGTGGATTATGAGGAGGGTCAGGTCTCTTTTTATGATGTGGAGACCAGTTCTCATATATACTCTCTCACTGGCTGCACCTTCACAGAGAAACTCTATGCATTCTTCTGTCCCTCTAAAAATGATGGTGGTAAAAACTCTGCCCCTCTAATCATCTCTCCTGTCAATCACACAGACTGA